In Trifolium pratense cultivar HEN17-A07 linkage group LG7, ARS_RC_1.1, whole genome shotgun sequence, a genomic segment contains:
- the LOC123897459 gene encoding aconitate hydratase, cytoplasmic-like isoform X2, with the protein MASLRATRSKLFPLSRTFSSPLARSSPVRSPAFSSSAAANAARSTVNRWSHGVLWRSPFSLRPQIRAVAPFIEQFHRKIATSAGENPFKGNLTSLPKPGGGEFGKFYSLPSLKDPRIDRLPYSIRILLESAIRNCDNFQVTKEDVEKIIDWEKTAVKQVEIPFKPARVLLQDFTGVPAVVDLACMRDAMNRLGSDSNKINPLVPVDLVVDHSVQVDVARSENAVQANMELEFQRNKERFSFLKWGSTAFRNMLVVPPGSGIVHQVNLEYLGRVVFNNEGLLYPDSVVGTDSHTTMIDGLGVAGWGVGGIEAEAAMLGQPMSMVLPGVVGFKLSGKLRNGVTATDLVLTVTQILRKHGVVGKFVEFYGNGMGELSLADRATIANMSPEYGATMGFFPVDHVTLQYLKLTGRSDETVEMIESYLRANKLFVDYNEPQQDRAYSSYLELNLDEVEPCISGPKRPHDRVPLKEMKADWRACLDNKVGFKGFAIPKEAQGKVAKFDFHGQPAELKHGSVVIAAITSCTNTSNPSVMLGAGLVAKKAHDLGLKVKPWVKTSLAPGSGVVTKYLIQSGLQKYLNEQGFNIVGFGCTTCIGNSGDLDQSVSAAISENDIVASAVLSGNRNFEGRVHPLTRANYLASPPLVVAYALAGTVDIDFEKEPLGTGKDGKNVYLRDIWPSTEEIAQTVQSSVLPDMFRKTYESITKGNPMWNELQVPAEKLYSWDPNSTYIHEPPYFKDMTMDPPGPHGVKDAYCLLNFGDSITTDHISPAGNINKDSPAAQYLVQRGVERKDFNSYGSRRGNDEVMSRGTFANIRIVNKLLNGEVGPKTVHVPTGEKLFVFDAAERYKAAGHATIVLAGAEYGSGSSRDWAAKGPMLLGVKAVISKSFERIHRSNLVGMGIIPLCFKSGEDADTLGLTGHERYTIDLPNKISEIKPGQDVTVTTDNGKSFTCTARFDTEVELEYFNHGGILPYVIRNLINKQ; encoded by the exons ATGGCTTCTCTCAGAGCAACAAGGTCCAAACTATTCCCTCTTTCTAGAACCTTCTCTTCACCTCTCGCTCGTTCTTCTCCCGTTCGATCTCCTGCTTTTTCCTCATCCGCCGCCGCTAACGCCGCCCGTTCCACCGTCAACCGTTGGAGCCATGGCGTCCTTTGGAGATCTCCTTTCTCTCTCCGTCCTCAGATCAGAGCCGTCGCTCCTTTCATCGAACAGTTTCACCGCAAAATCGCCACCTCCG CTGGTGAAAATCCTTTCAAAGGAAACTTGACAAGTCTCCCCAAGCCTGGCGGCGGTGAATTTGGAAAGTTCTATAGTCTTCCTTCTCTCAAAGACCCGAGAATTG ATAGGTTACCTTACTCTATCAGAATTCTCCTTGAATCTGCAATTCGTAATTGTGACAATTTCCAAGTTACTAAAGAAGATGTTGAAAAGATTATTGACTGGGAGAAAACTGCTGTAAAGCAAGTTGAGATCCCTTTCAAGCCTGCTCGTGTTCTCCTGCAG GATTTTACTGGAGTCCCAGCTGTAGTTGATCTGGCTTGCATGCGTGATGCTATGAATAGGCTTGGCAGTGATTCTAATAAAATCAATCCTTTG GTTCCCGTTGATCTTGTCGTTGATCATTCAGTTCAAGTTGATGTAGCAAGGTCAGAGAATGCAGTTCAGGCTAATATGGAGCTTGAGTTCCAGAGAAACAAGGAGagattttcttttcttaaatGGGGATCAACTGCTTTCCGTAATATGCTAGTTGTTCCTCCTGGTTCTGGTATAGTACACCAG GTCAATCTCGAATATCTTGGACGAGTTGTTTTCAACAATGAGGGGTTACTCTATCCTGACAGTGTGGTTGGGACCGATTCACATACAACTATGATCGATGGGCTTGGAGTTGCTGGATGGGGTGTTGGAGGTATTGAAGCAGAGGCAGCGATGCTTGGCCAG CCTATGAGCATGGTATTACCTGGTGTTGTTGGGTTCAAGTTGTCTGGGAAATTGCGCAATGGTGTTACAGCAACTGACTTGGTTCTAACTGTCACACAAATTCTTAGGAAACATGGTGTTGTAGGGAAATTCGTTGAATTTTATG GCAATGGTATGGGTGAATTATCATTAGCTGACAGGGCTACCATTGCCAATATGTCTCCTGAATATGGAGCAACCATGGGTTTCTTCCCCGTAGATCATGTAACATTACAATACCTCAAACTAACCGGAAGAAGTGACGAGACT GTGGAAATGATAGAGTCCTATCTCAGGGCAAACAAGTTGTTTGTCGACTATAATGAG CCTCAACAAGACAGAGCTTATTCATCCTATCTTGAATTGAATCTCGATGAAGTCGAACCATGTATCTCTGGACCAAAGAG ACCTCATGATCGTGTGCCTTTGAAAGAAATGAAGGCCGATTGGCGTGCTTGTCTTGATAACAAAGTGGGATTTAAG GGATTTGCTATACCAAAAGAAGCACAAGGCAAAGTTGCAAAATTTGATTTCCATGGGCAGCCAGCTGAGCTTAAACATGGCAGCGTTGTGATTGCTGCAATCACAAGTTGTACAAATACATCAAACCCAAGTGTTATGCTTGGGGCTGGTCTTGTTGCAAAGAAGGCTCATGACTTAGGGTTGAAG GTTAAGCCTTGGGTAAAAACAAGTCTTGCTCCTGGTTCAGGAGTTGTTACCAAATACCTAATTCAGAG TGGCCTACAAAAGTATCTAAATGAACAGGGTTTCAATATTGTTGGATTTGGTTGTACCACATGTATCGGCAATTCAGGGGATCTAGACCAATCAGTTTCTGCTGCTATCTCAGAAAATG ACATAGTAGCGTCTGCTGTGCTGTCAGGGAACCGTAATTTTGAGGGCCGAGTGCATCCCTTGACCCGTGCTAACTATCTCGCCTCACCTCCTTTGGTTGTTGCTTATGCTCTTGCTGGCACG GTTGACATTGACTTTGAAAAGGAGCCATTGGGGACAGGTAAGGACGGCAAGAATGTCTACTTGAGGGATATTTGGCCATCCACAGAAGAAATTGCACAG ACTGTCCAATCCAGTGTGTTACCTGACATGTTCCGAAAAACATATGAATCTATTACCAAGGGTAATCCTATGTGGAACGAACTACAAGTTCCTGCTGAGAAGCTGTACTCATGGGACCCCAACTCAACATATATTCACGAGCCTCCATACTTCAAGGACATGACCATGGATCCTCCTGGACCTCATGGTGTGAAAGATGCCTATTGCCTGCTGAACTTTGGTGACAGCATAACAACTGATCACATTTCTCCTGCTGGAAACATTAACAAGGACAGTCCTGCTGCACAATACCTTGTCCAGCGCGGGGTGGAAAGGAAAGACTTCAACTCTTATGGAAGCCGTCGTGGCAACGATGAAGTTATGTCCAGGGGAACGTTTGCCAACATACGTATTGTAAACAAGCTCTTGAATGGGGAAGTGGGCCCAAAAACGGTTCACGTTCCAACAGGGGAGaagctttttgtttttgatgcAGCAGAG AGATACAAGGCTGCAGGGCATGCCACCATTGTGCTGGCTGGAGCTGAATACGGCAGTGGAAGTTCCAGGGATTGGGCCGCCAAGGGTCCCATGTTATTG ggAGTCAAAGCTGTGATATCCAAAAGTTTTGAGAGGATTCATCGCAGTAATTTGGTGGGAATGGGTATTATTCCCCTTTGCTTCAAATCTGGCGAGGATGCTGACACCTTAGGATTGACTGGTCACGAACGTTATACCATTGACCTTCCAAATAAAATCAGCGAGATAAAGCCTGGCCAAGACGTCACTGTCACAACCGATAACGGAAAATCTTTCACCTGCACAGCTCGCTTTGATACTGAG GTGGAATTGGAGTACTTTAACCATGGAGGCATCCTTCCCTATGTCATCAGGAACCTCA
- the LOC123897459 gene encoding aconitate hydratase, cytoplasmic-like isoform X1 produces MASLRATRSKLFPLSRTFSSPLARSSPVRSPAFSSSAAANAARSTVNRWSHGVLWRSPFSLRPQIRAVAPFIEQFHRKIATSAGENPFKGNLTSLPKPGGGEFGKFYSLPSLKDPRIDRLPYSIRILLESAIRNCDNFQVTKEDVEKIIDWEKTAVKQVEIPFKPARVLLQDFTGVPAVVDLACMRDAMNRLGSDSNKINPLVPVDLVVDHSVQVDVARSENAVQANMELEFQRNKERFSFLKWGSTAFRNMLVVPPGSGIVHQVNLEYLGRVVFNNEGLLYPDSVVGTDSHTTMIDGLGVAGWGVGGIEAEAAMLGQPMSMVLPGVVGFKLSGKLRNGVTATDLVLTVTQILRKHGVVGKFVEFYGNQVLLYFISSLFLACTCLFTWFHGFFYLGNGMGELSLADRATIANMSPEYGATMGFFPVDHVTLQYLKLTGRSDETVEMIESYLRANKLFVDYNEPQQDRAYSSYLELNLDEVEPCISGPKRPHDRVPLKEMKADWRACLDNKVGFKGFAIPKEAQGKVAKFDFHGQPAELKHGSVVIAAITSCTNTSNPSVMLGAGLVAKKAHDLGLKVKPWVKTSLAPGSGVVTKYLIQSGLQKYLNEQGFNIVGFGCTTCIGNSGDLDQSVSAAISENDIVASAVLSGNRNFEGRVHPLTRANYLASPPLVVAYALAGTVDIDFEKEPLGTGKDGKNVYLRDIWPSTEEIAQTVQSSVLPDMFRKTYESITKGNPMWNELQVPAEKLYSWDPNSTYIHEPPYFKDMTMDPPGPHGVKDAYCLLNFGDSITTDHISPAGNINKDSPAAQYLVQRGVERKDFNSYGSRRGNDEVMSRGTFANIRIVNKLLNGEVGPKTVHVPTGEKLFVFDAAERYKAAGHATIVLAGAEYGSGSSRDWAAKGPMLLGVKAVISKSFERIHRSNLVGMGIIPLCFKSGEDADTLGLTGHERYTIDLPNKISEIKPGQDVTVTTDNGKSFTCTARFDTEVELEYFNHGGILPYVIRNLINKQ; encoded by the exons ATGGCTTCTCTCAGAGCAACAAGGTCCAAACTATTCCCTCTTTCTAGAACCTTCTCTTCACCTCTCGCTCGTTCTTCTCCCGTTCGATCTCCTGCTTTTTCCTCATCCGCCGCCGCTAACGCCGCCCGTTCCACCGTCAACCGTTGGAGCCATGGCGTCCTTTGGAGATCTCCTTTCTCTCTCCGTCCTCAGATCAGAGCCGTCGCTCCTTTCATCGAACAGTTTCACCGCAAAATCGCCACCTCCG CTGGTGAAAATCCTTTCAAAGGAAACTTGACAAGTCTCCCCAAGCCTGGCGGCGGTGAATTTGGAAAGTTCTATAGTCTTCCTTCTCTCAAAGACCCGAGAATTG ATAGGTTACCTTACTCTATCAGAATTCTCCTTGAATCTGCAATTCGTAATTGTGACAATTTCCAAGTTACTAAAGAAGATGTTGAAAAGATTATTGACTGGGAGAAAACTGCTGTAAAGCAAGTTGAGATCCCTTTCAAGCCTGCTCGTGTTCTCCTGCAG GATTTTACTGGAGTCCCAGCTGTAGTTGATCTGGCTTGCATGCGTGATGCTATGAATAGGCTTGGCAGTGATTCTAATAAAATCAATCCTTTG GTTCCCGTTGATCTTGTCGTTGATCATTCAGTTCAAGTTGATGTAGCAAGGTCAGAGAATGCAGTTCAGGCTAATATGGAGCTTGAGTTCCAGAGAAACAAGGAGagattttcttttcttaaatGGGGATCAACTGCTTTCCGTAATATGCTAGTTGTTCCTCCTGGTTCTGGTATAGTACACCAG GTCAATCTCGAATATCTTGGACGAGTTGTTTTCAACAATGAGGGGTTACTCTATCCTGACAGTGTGGTTGGGACCGATTCACATACAACTATGATCGATGGGCTTGGAGTTGCTGGATGGGGTGTTGGAGGTATTGAAGCAGAGGCAGCGATGCTTGGCCAG CCTATGAGCATGGTATTACCTGGTGTTGTTGGGTTCAAGTTGTCTGGGAAATTGCGCAATGGTGTTACAGCAACTGACTTGGTTCTAACTGTCACACAAATTCTTAGGAAACATGGTGTTGTAGGGAAATTCGTTGAATTTTATGGTAATCAAGTTCTCTTGTATTTCATTTCCTCCTTATTTTTAGCCTGTACTTGTCTATTTACCTGGTTTCACGGATTCTTTTATCTAGGCAATGGTATGGGTGAATTATCATTAGCTGACAGGGCTACCATTGCCAATATGTCTCCTGAATATGGAGCAACCATGGGTTTCTTCCCCGTAGATCATGTAACATTACAATACCTCAAACTAACCGGAAGAAGTGACGAGACT GTGGAAATGATAGAGTCCTATCTCAGGGCAAACAAGTTGTTTGTCGACTATAATGAG CCTCAACAAGACAGAGCTTATTCATCCTATCTTGAATTGAATCTCGATGAAGTCGAACCATGTATCTCTGGACCAAAGAG ACCTCATGATCGTGTGCCTTTGAAAGAAATGAAGGCCGATTGGCGTGCTTGTCTTGATAACAAAGTGGGATTTAAG GGATTTGCTATACCAAAAGAAGCACAAGGCAAAGTTGCAAAATTTGATTTCCATGGGCAGCCAGCTGAGCTTAAACATGGCAGCGTTGTGATTGCTGCAATCACAAGTTGTACAAATACATCAAACCCAAGTGTTATGCTTGGGGCTGGTCTTGTTGCAAAGAAGGCTCATGACTTAGGGTTGAAG GTTAAGCCTTGGGTAAAAACAAGTCTTGCTCCTGGTTCAGGAGTTGTTACCAAATACCTAATTCAGAG TGGCCTACAAAAGTATCTAAATGAACAGGGTTTCAATATTGTTGGATTTGGTTGTACCACATGTATCGGCAATTCAGGGGATCTAGACCAATCAGTTTCTGCTGCTATCTCAGAAAATG ACATAGTAGCGTCTGCTGTGCTGTCAGGGAACCGTAATTTTGAGGGCCGAGTGCATCCCTTGACCCGTGCTAACTATCTCGCCTCACCTCCTTTGGTTGTTGCTTATGCTCTTGCTGGCACG GTTGACATTGACTTTGAAAAGGAGCCATTGGGGACAGGTAAGGACGGCAAGAATGTCTACTTGAGGGATATTTGGCCATCCACAGAAGAAATTGCACAG ACTGTCCAATCCAGTGTGTTACCTGACATGTTCCGAAAAACATATGAATCTATTACCAAGGGTAATCCTATGTGGAACGAACTACAAGTTCCTGCTGAGAAGCTGTACTCATGGGACCCCAACTCAACATATATTCACGAGCCTCCATACTTCAAGGACATGACCATGGATCCTCCTGGACCTCATGGTGTGAAAGATGCCTATTGCCTGCTGAACTTTGGTGACAGCATAACAACTGATCACATTTCTCCTGCTGGAAACATTAACAAGGACAGTCCTGCTGCACAATACCTTGTCCAGCGCGGGGTGGAAAGGAAAGACTTCAACTCTTATGGAAGCCGTCGTGGCAACGATGAAGTTATGTCCAGGGGAACGTTTGCCAACATACGTATTGTAAACAAGCTCTTGAATGGGGAAGTGGGCCCAAAAACGGTTCACGTTCCAACAGGGGAGaagctttttgtttttgatgcAGCAGAG AGATACAAGGCTGCAGGGCATGCCACCATTGTGCTGGCTGGAGCTGAATACGGCAGTGGAAGTTCCAGGGATTGGGCCGCCAAGGGTCCCATGTTATTG ggAGTCAAAGCTGTGATATCCAAAAGTTTTGAGAGGATTCATCGCAGTAATTTGGTGGGAATGGGTATTATTCCCCTTTGCTTCAAATCTGGCGAGGATGCTGACACCTTAGGATTGACTGGTCACGAACGTTATACCATTGACCTTCCAAATAAAATCAGCGAGATAAAGCCTGGCCAAGACGTCACTGTCACAACCGATAACGGAAAATCTTTCACCTGCACAGCTCGCTTTGATACTGAG GTGGAATTGGAGTACTTTAACCATGGAGGCATCCTTCCCTATGTCATCAGGAACCTCA